The Methanofollis sp. UBA420 genome contains a region encoding:
- a CDS encoding class I SAM-dependent methyltransferase: MKKEMSCHSGPCDHSLGHDPQGHTDTTKKRHIVTDSYSLNQYQDAPLERGDVLRFQLLAKYAYGSVLDVGCGTGDMANYMSDVVQEYVGLDTGGLIQVHGSLYQLPIKDSAFDTVILSEVLEHLEHPIYALKEIARVSKERILISVPNPWNMNQILSLIFQNHNIIEKKHISLFGDNEISVLCERAGINIIKKERFYLPIPRTQRYIPIRSRFGVWNIYVCNKKSS, encoded by the coding sequence ATGAAAAAGGAGATGTCTTGTCACTCAGGCCCCTGCGATCATAGTCTCGGACACGATCCCCAAGGACACACCGATACAACAAAAAAAAGACACATAGTCACGGATTCATATAGTCTCAACCAGTATCAGGACGCTCCGCTCGAACGTGGTGATGTTCTCAGGTTTCAATTACTTGCCAAATATGCGTACGGCTCTGTATTGGATGTAGGATGTGGTACCGGGGATATGGCGAACTACATGAGTGATGTTGTACAGGAGTATGTTGGACTCGATACTGGTGGATTAATTCAGGTCCATGGTTCCCTCTACCAGCTCCCGATCAAAGACTCCGCATTCGATACAGTTATTCTCTCAGAGGTGCTGGAGCATCTAGAACATCCAATATACGCATTAAAAGAGATTGCGAGAGTGAGCAAAGAAAGGATCCTAATATCAGTTCCAAATCCCTGGAACATGAATCAAATTCTATCCTTAATATTCCAGAACCACAATATCATCGAAAAAAAACATATTTCGCTCTTCGGGGATAACGAAATCTCAGTTTTATGTGAGCGAGCAGGCATTAATATCATCAAAAAAGAGAGATTTTATCTCCCCATTCCTAGAACACAGAGATATATCCCGATAAGATCGCGTTTTGGTGTATGGAACATCTATGTGTGTAATAAAAAATCATCATAA
- a CDS encoding flippase translates to MGIDPLHRQSIISLFSTISVTAIGFIATMYFAHTLGPSIYGIYSLFLAYYSIFTLLGDGGFGGAAVKRISEGKEQNAHFTAFLFLRITFLAVSATAVLALSDYLMTEGATGMVPWLILALIVGVFLGVTVNGVYGEGMVGVNQTSSLLNNVVKVLSQVLAVFLGYGIAGLIGGFVAGMIVGGLFCLRYLHLRLARFTAAHLKNLLTFSFWIFLASSGATVFSYADTVLVGYFMSSADVGIYRIAFQFTAAATFTTTALHTTLYPKISRWHADGALDRVTLSLSRAVTYSLLLAVPVAVGGWILGDRLLYFFYGAGFAEGAAVLGILLLVQVVNVFMYLQTMCLNAIDRPRESFYATGTAAVVNIVLDLALIPLFGIEGAAIATLVTMLVNAGIARYYLSKQIPVKLERGPVLHILLAAGAMALVVLLYRLTIPLTNVFIVLAAVALGGLVYGLVLLKADPGLRDEIRDLVVQLGAPWPRWL, encoded by the coding sequence ATGGGCATTGATCCTCTGCATCGGCAGAGTATCATCAGCTTATTCTCGACAATATCTGTAACGGCCATTGGATTTATAGCAACGATGTACTTCGCTCATACTCTGGGTCCGTCTATTTACGGTATTTACTCTTTATTTCTAGCATACTATTCAATATTCACTCTTCTTGGAGACGGCGGCTTTGGCGGTGCTGCCGTCAAGAGGATCTCAGAGGGGAAGGAGCAGAACGCTCACTTCACCGCCTTCCTCTTCCTCAGAATCACCTTCCTTGCCGTCTCAGCAACGGCGGTACTCGCCCTTTCCGATTATCTCATGACGGAAGGAGCAACAGGCATGGTCCCCTGGCTCATCCTCGCCCTCATCGTCGGTGTCTTCCTCGGTGTCACGGTGAATGGTGTTTACGGCGAGGGAATGGTCGGCGTCAACCAGACCTCCAGCCTGCTGAATAACGTCGTCAAGGTTCTCAGCCAGGTTCTCGCCGTATTCCTCGGTTACGGGATCGCCGGACTGATCGGCGGTTTTGTCGCCGGGATGATCGTCGGCGGCCTCTTCTGCCTCCGCTATCTCCATCTCCGTCTTGCTCGCTTCACCGCTGCCCACCTCAAAAACCTTCTCACCTTCTCCTTCTGGATCTTCCTCGCCTCCAGTGGCGCCACCGTCTTCTCATACGCCGATACTGTCCTCGTCGGCTATTTCATGTCCTCTGCCGATGTCGGCATCTACAGGATCGCCTTCCAGTTCACCGCTGCCGCCACCTTCACGACGACGGCACTCCACACCACTCTGTATCCGAAGATCAGCCGCTGGCACGCCGACGGCGCCCTCGACCGCGTCACCCTCTCCCTATCTCGCGCCGTCACCTACTCCCTCCTCCTCGCAGTCCCGGTGGCGGTCGGGGGATGGATCCTTGGCGACCGCCTCCTGTACTTCTTCTATGGTGCGGGCTTTGCCGAAGGGGCAGCAGTACTCGGCATCCTCCTCCTCGTGCAGGTGGTCAATGTCTTCATGTACCTCCAGACCATGTGCCTCAATGCCATCGACCGCCCGAGGGAGTCCTTCTATGCCACCGGGACGGCGGCGGTCGTGAACATAGTCCTCGACCTCGCCCTCATCCCCCTCTTCGGGATCGAAGGGGCGGCGATTGCCACCCTCGTAACGATGCTCGTCAATGCAGGGATCGCCAGATATTATCTTTCGAAACAAATCCCGGTAAAACTCGAACGTGGTCCTGTCCTCCACATCCTCCTCGCCGCCGGAGCGATGGCCCTCGTCGTCCTCCTCTACCGCCTCACAATCCCCCTCACAAACGTCTTCATCGTCCTTGCCGCCGTCGCCCTCGGCGGCCTCGTCTATGGCCTCGTCCTCCTGAAGGCAGACCCCGGCCTCCGCGACGAGATCCGGGACCTTGTCGTGCAGCTCGGCGCGCCCTGGCCGCGGTGGTTGTGA
- the wecB gene encoding non-hydrolyzing UDP-N-acetylglucosamine 2-epimerase: MKVSIILGTRPEIIKMSPVIRQLQSRSLDFYIIHTGQHYSYNMDKIFFDQLHLPNPHYNLDVGSGTHGRQTGLMLEKIEDIFIKNTPDIILVQGDTNTVLAAALVASKMGIKIGHIEAGLRSFDRSMPEETNRVITDHLSDYLFAPTEIAKNNLLHEGIDDRSIFVCGNTVVDAVMQNLDISKKDTQILEKYGISKNNYFLITAHRQENVDQKSKLIGIIQGLKMLYEEYGIPILFPAHPRTQKNLHQFGIPIPDGTIMFDPPGYLEFLQLEENAKLILTDSGGVQEESCILGVPTVTLRENTERPETIHIGANMIVGTDPNKIIQGVRTMILQQIKWINPFGDGNAGKRIVDTIIEGKS, translated from the coding sequence ATGAAAGTCAGCATTATTCTTGGAACCAGACCAGAAATTATCAAGATGTCACCAGTGATCCGCCAGTTGCAAAGCCGATCTCTTGATTTTTATATCATACACACAGGACAGCATTATTCGTATAACATGGACAAAATTTTTTTTGATCAATTACATCTACCCAATCCACACTATAACCTCGACGTGGGATCTGGAACCCATGGAAGACAGACGGGATTAATGCTTGAAAAAATAGAAGATATTTTTATCAAGAACACACCCGATATAATACTGGTCCAGGGCGATACCAACACCGTATTGGCTGCGGCCCTTGTCGCCTCCAAAATGGGGATTAAAATTGGACATATTGAAGCAGGACTGCGGAGTTTTGACAGGTCCATGCCAGAAGAAACGAACAGAGTAATCACAGATCATCTTTCAGATTACTTATTCGCACCGACAGAAATTGCAAAGAACAATCTTTTACATGAAGGGATCGATGACCGATCCATCTTTGTCTGCGGGAATACCGTCGTAGATGCAGTCATGCAGAATCTCGATATCTCAAAAAAGGATACACAAATACTTGAAAAGTACGGGATATCAAAAAACAATTATTTTTTAATAACAGCACACCGGCAAGAAAACGTAGATCAGAAATCGAAACTTATAGGCATCATCCAGGGGTTAAAAATGCTGTATGAAGAATATGGAATCCCGATTCTGTTCCCAGCCCATCCACGAACGCAAAAGAATCTTCATCAATTCGGCATCCCTATCCCAGATGGCACCATAATGTTTGATCCCCCGGGATATCTTGAATTCCTCCAACTTGAAGAGAATGCCAAACTCATACTTACCGATTCTGGAGGTGTTCAGGAGGAAAGTTGTATTCTTGGAGTACCCACTGTGACACTTCGGGAAAACACAGAAAGACCGGAGACGATCCATATTGGGGCAAATATGATTGTCGGTACCGATCCAAATAAAATTATACAAGGCGTACGTACCATGATATTACAACAAATAAAATGGATTAATCCCTTCGGGGATGGAAATGCAGGAAAAAGAATTGTAGACACAATTATCGAGGGAAAATCATGA
- a CDS encoding nucleotidyltransferase family protein, whose product MECMAGTVDTIPGTWEVQRILEVLRQAKPDLLRKYGVREIGVFGSYSRNEQVEGSDVDILVDLAHPIGWDVVDLRDDLEHLLGLRVDLVLKGGINRRKNLRRSISRDLVYV is encoded by the coding sequence ATGGAATGCATGGCCGGAACAGTTGACACCATTCCTGGAACCTGGGAAGTGCAACGGATCCTTGAGGTTCTCAGGCAGGCAAAGCCTGATCTCCTGAGGAAATATGGGGTCAGGGAGATCGGTGTCTTTGGGTCCTATTCCCGAAATGAACAGGTCGAAGGGAGCGATGTGGATATCCTGGTCGATCTTGCACATCCTATCGGGTGGGATGTCGTGGACCTGCGGGATGACCTGGAACATCTTCTTGGTCTCAGGGTCGACCTCGTCCTGAAAGGCGGGATCAACCGGCGCAAAAATCTGAGGAGATCCATTTCCCGGGACCTCGTCTATGTCTGA
- a CDS encoding glycosyltransferase — protein sequence MKKVLVISYFYPPLGGVGVIRTLKFTKYLPEFGWMPYVLTVKNRDRFYTDFGRDEIPDHVRVYRAWNILNNLSVVEGGLRRIGVHSKVLIPDAYLGWIPMAVKKGKEIIEQENIDLIYVSGPPFSSALIGKRLKELTGVPLIIDFRDGWTINPYGSSYSLKVVERFDQKFERTVLSSTDHVIFNTDELRDHYVRASPSLILKSSVINNGFDIQDIPADPEPFDKYTIAYTGYFYGSRNPEAFLLALHQIIQEGMIPKDRIQFLWAGRDVPSIHQIVDHLGLSEIVRYLGLIPKVDADNLLYRSHLLLLIEGKTKDSTPTYAIPNKLFPYIASARPILALVSEGSSLTFLKKYADHAHVIQTGEISDIINVIVDEYHNYQSASGKQIVVSDRIKEFRKKYNYESLTASLSHIFEQITQ from the coding sequence ATGAAAAAAGTCCTGGTTATATCATATTTTTATCCCCCTCTTGGCGGCGTTGGTGTTATTCGGACTTTGAAGTTCACAAAATATCTGCCGGAATTTGGGTGGATGCCCTATGTGCTCACCGTCAAAAACAGGGATCGCTTTTATACCGACTTTGGGAGGGATGAGATCCCGGACCATGTCAGGGTATACCGGGCATGGAACATCCTCAACAACCTCTCAGTCGTGGAAGGTGGACTGAGGAGAATAGGCGTCCATTCGAAGGTTCTGATACCTGATGCATATCTCGGATGGATCCCGATGGCGGTAAAAAAGGGTAAAGAAATAATTGAACAGGAAAATATTGATCTGATCTATGTCTCCGGCCCTCCTTTTTCCTCTGCACTAATCGGAAAACGCTTGAAAGAATTAACTGGAGTTCCTCTTATCATAGATTTTCGAGATGGGTGGACAATTAATCCTTATGGCTCTTCATATTCTCTAAAGGTTGTTGAGCGATTCGATCAGAAATTTGAAAGGACTGTATTGAGTTCCACCGATCATGTAATATTCAACACCGATGAGTTGAGAGACCATTATGTCCGGGCCTCTCCATCTCTCATATTAAAATCCTCCGTAATTAACAATGGCTTTGATATTCAGGACATCCCGGCAGATCCGGAGCCTTTTGATAAATATACAATAGCATATACTGGCTATTTTTACGGATCCCGAAACCCGGAAGCATTTTTGCTAGCCCTTCATCAGATCATTCAAGAAGGAATGATACCAAAAGACAGGATCCAGTTTCTATGGGCTGGGAGGGATGTCCCTTCTATACATCAGATTGTTGACCATTTGGGACTATCGGAAATTGTGCGTTATTTAGGGTTAATCCCAAAAGTGGATGCTGATAATCTGCTATACCGTTCACACCTGCTGCTCCTCATTGAGGGAAAAACAAAAGATTCTACACCTACGTATGCAATCCCTAATAAATTATTCCCATATATTGCCTCTGCAAGGCCTATACTTGCTTTGGTTTCTGAAGGATCATCTCTGACATTTTTAAAGAAATATGCTGACCATGCTCATGTGATCCAGACTGGAGAAATATCTGATATTATCAACGTGATTGTAGATGAATATCACAACTATCAATCAGCATCAGGGAAACAAATCGTTGTATCCGACAGAATCAAGGAGTTCCGGAAAAAATATAATTACGAATCCCTAACTGCATCCCTCTCCCATATTTTTGAGCAAATCACACAATAA
- a CDS encoding nucleotide sugar dehydrogenase has translation MKICVIGLGYIGFPTALLLSKNYEVTGCDINEDLVKKIKNKIVPFFEPGIEDLFDKTQLKAETHPVPSDVFLICVPTPFDKEVKMADLRYVKGALESIVSVLVPGNLVIIESTITPGTCEKIAVPILERSGLKVGEDIHLSHCPERAIPGKTLSEMVQNDRIIGGIDKFSADLTEDIYRTYVKGKIYKTNIRTAEFVKLIENTYRDVNIALANEIAMLSEEMGINIWEAIDLANKHPRVNIHLPGPGVGGHCIAVDPWFLTENSINATLITTAREINDNMPSFVVSRIKRILKDHGILNPTVSVFGVAYKANVDDTRETPALKLIKLCEKEGWSVRIFDPNVKKFEYPLLSLEKAIDGTDIIIIETGHDQFKDVLSNPDIRSRLNNKIVLDCHNIIDKSAWKKAGFSIYTLGDGSI, from the coding sequence ATGAAAATATGTGTGATCGGTCTGGGATATATCGGTTTTCCTACCGCATTGCTCCTATCGAAGAATTATGAGGTTACCGGTTGCGACATTAACGAAGATCTGGTTAAAAAAATCAAAAATAAAATAGTACCTTTCTTTGAACCAGGAATAGAAGATTTATTTGACAAAACTCAACTAAAAGCAGAGACGCATCCGGTCCCATCGGATGTTTTTCTGATCTGTGTACCAACGCCATTTGATAAAGAAGTAAAAATGGCTGATCTCAGATACGTAAAAGGAGCATTGGAGAGTATCGTATCCGTGCTCGTCCCCGGTAACCTCGTGATAATCGAGTCCACGATTACACCAGGAACCTGCGAAAAAATTGCCGTACCCATTCTCGAACGTTCGGGTCTCAAGGTAGGAGAAGATATACACCTATCACACTGCCCTGAGCGGGCTATCCCCGGAAAAACCCTCTCCGAAATGGTTCAGAACGACAGGATCATTGGAGGCATCGACAAGTTTTCAGCAGATCTCACAGAGGATATCTATCGTACGTATGTAAAAGGAAAAATCTATAAAACGAATATCCGGACCGCAGAATTCGTAAAACTCATTGAAAATACATATAGGGATGTCAATATCGCTCTAGCAAACGAAATTGCAATGCTTTCGGAAGAAATGGGCATTAACATTTGGGAAGCCATAGATCTTGCAAATAAACACCCAAGAGTAAACATTCATCTTCCCGGACCAGGCGTTGGAGGTCATTGTATTGCTGTAGATCCTTGGTTTCTCACGGAGAACAGCATCAACGCAACACTGATCACTACCGCCCGAGAAATCAATGACAATATGCCATCTTTTGTGGTCAGCCGAATAAAGAGAATCTTAAAGGATCACGGCATTCTCAACCCTACAGTATCAGTTTTCGGTGTCGCCTACAAAGCAAATGTCGACGATACACGGGAGACGCCAGCGCTGAAACTGATCAAACTCTGCGAAAAAGAGGGGTGGAGCGTACGCATATTTGATCCAAATGTTAAAAAATTCGAATATCCACTCCTTTCGCTTGAAAAAGCAATCGATGGAACAGATATCATCATTATAGAAACCGGACACGACCAGTTCAAAGATGTGCTATCAAATCCGGATATTAGATCGCGCTTAAACAATAAAATTGTCTTAGATTGCCACAATATCATTGATAAGTCCGCGTGGAAGAAAGCAGGATTTTCAATCTACACTCTCGGAGACGGAAGTATATGA